TTGTCACTCGGCTGCATTTTGTTTAATGAATACTGATGCAACACAAACTGAGCTTTTAAAcggcaaaaataaatcaatgaactaACCTACCTCAGAAAGAAGTTGACTGCAGTGTTTCCTGACACCATCTGCACACTCCTCTCTCTGTTTCTAATCAAACACCTGACTGAAATCAGCTTAATAGAAACAGCATAGGCGTGAGTTTAATTATAGGGAAACATTTAAAACCTGGACTGGAAAACATGGCAAAGACAAActgaattagttattagaaattagctatgAAAACTAGGGTTGAaaaatatgttggaaaaaaaatgccTCTgtcaaacagcacttgggaaatatttgaaaaggaatcaAAATTTTAGAGGAGGGCTAACAAGTTTATGTTCAACTGTGTCATCTAAACTGCTAATAACAGACTgtggggaataaaataaaattaagcaaaattaaaacaaaataataaaataaaataataatttgtcttgttttatgtCTTCAACTGTGTCATCTAAaccagtatttcccaaccctgttcctggaggcacaccaacagtacatattttggatgtctctcttatctgactaattaacttcagatTTTGGAGTCTgtctgaagctacggtcacactgggctttgtgtgtgcgaaattctgtcgtgtggcgctgcgaaaaggggcgggatcaaacaagcttattagacatttaaaaaagcgagcgattgctccatgttttacatttttgcccagagaggtcctgttttgatcctcaattgctctcatgcagtcaagtgatccgatttagcaggttagagttcaccaagcttgaactttgcaccgcagcaacatgcgaaactcgacgcatgaccccgcgtttccggtctgacgcattcgcgtgcgtatgaatggaagtctatgggaagaaaagtcaagtgtgaccgcaccttaatgttctgatgagttgattcaggtgtgtttgattagggagaggttgaaaatgtgtactgttggtgtgccttcaggaacagggttgggaaacactgatctaaaccaCTAAAAACAGACAGTGGGGAATAaaataaagttatgaataaaatacagtaaGGCGGCAgggttgcgcagtgggtagcacgatcgtctcacagcaagaaggtcgctggtttgagcctcggctgggtcagttggcatttcatgttctccccgtgttggtgtgggtttcctccgggtgatccggtttctcccacagtccaaagacatgcggtacaggtgaattaggtaggctaaattgcttAATTGTAAAACATTTGTCTTGAATGATGTCATCTAAACTGCTAAATACAGACTGtggggaataaaataaatgtcattaaatacaattaaattaaattaaacaaaactaaataataaaataaataaaagatttgtcTCATTTTATGTCTTCAACTGTCATCTAAACTGCTAAAAACAGACTCTGGGGAAtgaaaaattatacaaaacaaacaataaataaataaataaatgatttgtctcgtttttttgtcttcaactgtaatcTAAACTCCATGAAATAGACTGTGGAGaataaagtttaattaaaaatacaattaaatttaattaaacaaaataatcaaataaaagatttgtcttgttttttgtcttcaactgtgtcATCTAAACTGCTTTAAATAGACTGTggagcataaataaaataaaattaaatacaattaatttaaacaaaacaaagtaataaaAGATTTGTCTTCCTTTATGTCTTCATCCCTGTCACCTAACCAGCTAAAACAGACTGTGGggaataaaattaacaaatatttaattaaattaaaacaaaacaaaataaaataaaaaatttataaaatacaaaaagattTGTCTTATTTTACGTCTTCAACTGTGTCATCTCGACCActgaaaacagaataaaataaataaaacaataaaagagtTGTCTTGTTTTATGTCTTCAGTCCTCGCTAAAAACAGACTGTGTGGaataaaacaaaagataaaaataataacatttattaaaattaaatcaaaagtaattaaattaaacaaataaaataaaataataaaagatttgtcttgttttatgTCTTCAACTACATCTAAACCgctaaaaacagattaaaaaatgaaataaaatgttaataaaatacaaaaagattTGTCTTATTTTATGTCTTCAACTGTGTCATCTCGACCactaaaaatagaataaaataaataaaataataaaagatttgtcttgttttatgTCTTCAGTCCTCTCACCTAACTCGCTAAAAACAGACTGTGGGGaataaaacaaaagataaaaataataacatttactaaaattaaatcaaaagtaattaaattaaacaaataaaataaaataataaaagagttGTCTTGTTTTATGTCTTCAACTACATCTAAACCgctaaaaacagattaaaaaattaaataaaatgttaataaaatacaaaaagattTGTCTTATTTTATGTCTTCAACTGTGTCATTGCGACCactaaaaacagaataaaataaaattaaataaaaaagatttgtcTGAATTTATGTCTTCAACTCTGTCATCTAAACAGCGAATAAActgataaattaaattaaaaaactaaattaaaaaaagattagcCTGGTTTTAAATAAACACTGAGATGAAAATGTTCTGCTATGGTTATATAAAAGTAAAACTGCCGATATCTGTGTGTTCTCCAGGAATTTGGGTCAGAACGAGAAGGGCTGTTTGCAAGAGATTGGTTTTGAGGAGTTCGTCACGGTCCTGTCCGTCTTCAGACCCCCAAAACCACGGACTGCTGaggacaaaaacaaaaccatCAAGGAGGAGAAACTTCGCTGTGAGGAAACATCTCAAACTTTCTCCATTGTGCTTTTTTATCTAGCTGATAATATTAGAAGCTCTGCAGATTTTCACTGTGACTAACATGTTGTGACATGATACATATAATctgaaacatttaaacaaatgttaaggTTTACAACATGAGTCCCTTTTAAAATTTCAGCAATTTCAACATGCTTTGACATGATGGATACAATCTAAACTACCCAAACAAAATTTAAGCTTCACTAAATGTGTCCCTGAATATTTATTCTCCTTTTAGAGACTATTTAAGTTCACTTTCTCAGTATTGTAATACAACAACTATTACGATAAGTCGGGACATTTGTGTGATATGCAATAAAGTGGTGAATATTTGATTTTCTGATTCTCTTTAAGCTTTATTTAGTTGACAAAAGTCGAAGAAAAGATTTTCATAGACCAAATAAATAGTATTTGTAATATGAACTAATAGACCCTTtccacatttccgggtttctctgtaacggaagtcgtcatagttgagaAAACTatgagcgcagtgaatgggagaataggacaaatatatattttttaaatcttatttgttcaaataataaaagaaaatccccatgatgatgttataaagactttcagaaaaaggaaatctGTGTGAGAcagatgacggcagccagaggagagaataacgttaGATTTACTGTTCTGTCCCAgaagacgctgcattagaaacgcctcaCACAAGCTGTAATTtgctttttgtaatttgaagcgaAGATGATGaactacatacataaatacatatgaaTGATCATACGCTTTTGAAAagaatctaaatattaaaaactttcaaggatttgaGATGCTGATGACATTAAACGTGTcgtaacaggcttgtgaaaagggtccattttgaTTTCAATGGCtgcaacaaaatataaaaaaaagagttgCGACATGTTTAACAACCTtagttttaaataacaatattaatattgctattattggggtggcatggtggctcagtggttagcactgtcgcctcacagagaGAAGGTTGCTGACTTTAGTtctggcttggccagttggcatttctgtgtggagtttgcatgttctccccgtgttcgcgtgggtttcctccaggtgctccggtttcccccacagtccaaagacatgcgctataggtgaattgggtaagctaaattgtctgtagtgtatgagtgtttgttgagcgtgtataggtgtttcccagtactgggttgcagctggacgggtatccactgcgtaaaacagatgcctgaatagttggtggttcattccacagtggcaacctctgaagtagagactaagccgaaggaaaatgaatgaatgatattgctaatattttcagtttttaaataaatattttctttgtacgtctgacaatttaaaaaaaagatgttaaAGAGAATCAACAAATCACCCAATTTTATTGCGTTTTACAAATATTGCATTTACACTTTTTCGTAAAATGGGGTATTTCTTAACAATATGGTTTTTTTAATTGTCCACCACAAAACTATTTGACGGAAGGTCATCTTTTCCTCTCTGTAGTTCTGTTCAACATGCATGACACTGACAACGACGGCGTCATCACACTGGACGAATACAGACGCGTAAGAATCATTTAACTTCttattttataaaactacaaACATGTTTAAACCAGCCCAATTCTACAGTGAAACCTGACTATTtaaagaatggtccaaaaagtggctaattcatccGCTTTAATtagaaaatgtagttttttttatataattttttttttatattattatttttattattattatttaaagattgTGACAATGGCAGAACAGTGGTATAGGTGTCTCATGTCAAGATATACAATAATATAGCCATCCATTATAAAATCGTCCATCGGCTagtaattcaaattaaaaaattcaaataaaaataatataaaataagataCAGTCTTTCAAGATACATTCTCCAAAAACTCCCATAGAGGATTCCAGATATGCCAGAAATCATCAGATTTCTGATGCAAGTCATAAGTCCATTTTTCCAAGGGTAAGAAAATGGCAACCTGATTTATCCACATATTGACGGAATTGTTAGGACCacaacaaaagaatacattttcttgcaaGATATGTGCAAAAGTGTAACACAGATTCTAGTCCATGACTAAGGTGTAGAGCAGTTTTACAATTCAGAAGATAAACAGCTGGAGAAAGCGCAAAAGGTTTACCTATAATCTTCtgaactaatttgtggatctttcCAGTATGTCTTTATCATGTCACAGTCCCAGAATACATGCATCACAGTACCAACATTGGATTTGCACTTAaaacaacactgagaaacaccagGAAATATCTTATTTAGACGAACTGACATTAAATATTCCAGAACAGACCGAAAGCCATTCTTCTTCACTAATATTTGTTCCACAGTCTTTCTCCTATATAGCTTTCAAGGAGGTAAGGGAAGAACACCctgaaaatgtacagtttttaaaaggaggcgtgcctccaaaccccacccctaaacccaacggtCATTGGGGATGAGCCGATCTTAGTAAAATGTAAGACTGAGATCATATCCATTCagatgaattagccactaaatataCATTTGCTTGGTTTAAACATTATTGGCCTGtctccactgagtggtacagtatggtacgggtcaccttcatcaggcttgcatttccactgccaaaaggctACCAATGGTctttctcgctcgaggaaatgtctacagtaaagctgtacgtgCCGTTCATATATCATATAAGAATCACTTCACACAAAACAGAgtctttatacacataaatacttgaataaatgttcattactaacttttctatgaacatgatttgatttgaaCTCCAGATCAATGATAATAGTCTattgtaacatctgcaattatatacaataaataaataaatgcaacatatatgaacacatacagccccttacaatctctgatatgttatcaattacagaaaaactacacacagcatacatttaggccttttttgggttcaaaaacaacatgctacATAGCCCACactcttatcttatcttatcttattttctaagctcttgttagaaagtaattctatCATTCTaagtttataatagtccaaaaggtgatgataatagttaaacatggcagtttgttcatgttttagggtGCTGatagaatcatttgctcctttgttttttccagcttctcctttgtttgttttttgcgcTTCTCTCTCGCGTTTGTTCCTATCTGGAATggtcggatgtcagaagcacttcaataatcatgtgcatgttatcatcatcagctcaagaagttcgttatttcaaaaaTAGATGCGCAGTGATCGCATCCGAGAAAACGAAACCGTtcgcgctttagacggccttgtaaataactacggggcacagggtagattctgcttcTTGGCTTTGCAGCTGTTCATCAAgtcgacgacaaggtttgtttgagctcgggtcgaccgtggcttgttattatatgtatatattattacgatgtaatgtctcggctgtgtattttaacaatgccggttcctttgttttcattctcctgcttgttgCATGAgcaagtgacgtatctctgtaaaccaatagcgttcagctgcgtgtcttgcTCCGTCTTTTgatacccttttgttgtgctaggcactctttcgaaagggtacccaaaaattGTATGGTACGGTTAGCTTTTTGAGACGTTTTGaaagtggaaatggccataaaagtgtactgaaccgtaccactcagtggaaacgggccatatggGCCAGGTTTACTAACAGGCTGCACCACTTTTGGTGGAACTCTTATATTCgatcttactttttttttgttgtaagaAACACAACTGACAGTTTCTCACATACAATCATGAAAAGTTGGGTTTTTTTGAGGTTTAATTTAGGTGTAGTGGAatgtacattaataaatctgttcaGTGGTCAGTCGTATTTAAGCCTGGCATACATTGTgaaatttcatctaaaatgtggTCGTCTGACAAGTtttggaaatcctaaaagatttctataatcctaggctaaaatctgtggtctttgattaCTGGTTTGGCGTGTTTACTGACAGCCAATTAATAATTGTTACAATCAAATTTTCTTGGTGTGGCTCAGATATTGGcactgtcacagcaagaaggtcgctggtttgagtctaattggctgtagtgtatgtgtgtatatgagtgtgtatggatgttttccagtactgggttgcagctgaaagggcatccgctgtgcaaaacatatgctggataagttggtggttcattccgctgtggcgacccctgatgaataaagggactaagccgaagaaaaatgaatgaatatccacattgaaaacattttttagaGTTAATAAATCGAAATATAAGCCAGAAGACTTTTTAATGTATGGATTACCAAAACAACCTGTTTTTGAATCTGCGCTGCTCTCCCGTGATTGCGTTGTTCATCATGTAAACAAGCGGCTGTATCTGTATTCTGTCATTCACACAATGTCAGGAAATCTGTCCGTGTTTGTGACTGTAGGTGGTGGAGGAGCTTCTGTCCAGCTATGGAACCATAGAAGCAGAAACGGCCAAAGCCATTTCAGACGCTGCAATGCTGGAGGTGGCCAGTGTCACAGTGGGTCGGATGGTATGATCTGTCATGCTTGAATCAAATATACATTCATCTGAGGGCCACTCacatttaaatacagtcattTTATAATGCCAAGTCTTATGGGATTCTGTAATTGATACCTGGTGATCGTGATTGTCTCTTTTTTGCTTTAGGGTCCTGATGAATTTTATGAAGGAATCACGTTTGAACAGTTTATGCAGGTTGGTACTGCATGATAATTGGAGTTAtaaggtgcgttcgacatgaagcacagctgcagccggtgatcaacgagattagccgagcgcaggcgggggcggagttaAAAACGGACAGCTGGACTCTTCGTGGCTCAAAGTtacggcagtcatgatgaccaatCACATtgcgtcatcatcatttatttatttatttttatttataacaacaaaagatttaaaaataaaacagaatacagtctctacaaactatagttcatttttaaacaacaagggaataatgaattaattatattacaaaagcATGTGAGAAATAAAGGGAAACGAGAGgggaataaacataaaaacaaacagcactattaaatacaaatcaatgagcacaaattctaggagtttaaacatcactcgtTAGGCTAATACTTATTGtgtgaatatgctaaaaaggggtttacatttatagatataaacctgtccaatatatattaatgcaaaactcaaaacaagctgttgattaagtcttaaacaatgattaagattattttggataatgaaagatTGAACAAAcggacattcctaaaataagtgagctgcACTTTAAGTAGACGTTTCCCAGAAAGACCAGGTATAAATGGctagacaggaaataaaatatatatatattttagaatcatataaatcattttataattatttaataaaatagttctttaagtTTTAGGGTGAAAACCTTtagggtgtcaggatcaatgatgatgattattttatttcaagtctgtaggacttatttgagttaatatttaggttatttactaaaatatatcatttaaagcaTTGATGGAGCTAAGTGggaaatagtctgtataaaaaaggttgaaaataaacATGTGCAAACAATCTAGACCATATacccagattatttaacaaaacatgattactgcaggaaaatatttgtagtcttttaataagcatgatgtgtacaagatggtATAAatagtgaattgtttgttttgaaatttgtgagacagaagtgtccaataataaacccgagacacacgtggttgttgtcatgtggTGAACTCGGCTAATCCTGTAATGTCGTTGTCGTCATCAGTGCTTGTGCAGtcactcttcagatgctgcacgggctagatcagtcgtctgatctcggagcactgtggtggtactttgatgccacatgtgacagtcacgtggcgtcagcgcagcatcaatccggacaaaatttctaaccagcatgtaccgttttaagacagatttcgatcgatctgcgcagcgctgcatgaagtcgaacgcacctttaTACAGAGGGTATGCATGTGATGTCACTGTCAGCTGGAGTGACTGTGGCTCCGCCCTCTGTGTGGCAGTGTTGGTGTGCAGTGTGAAAATTTGTGAAAACTCATCTAAAAATGGCGAAATGGAGTTAGCAGAGTTTTTGTCTCATGATGTCAGCGTATGTGCCGCTTCCTCCTCACCTGTAACATTAATGCATACATACTAGCCAATCAGTCAATATCACTAGCCAATCAGAGTAGACTGCCGGTTAACTAATATTTGCAAATTTGTTTCATAATTCACGTTCATGAGTCATGATTTTGCAAACAAATCTTTGACCAATTCTTAAAGAACTGTTTTGTgaccatgtttatttattatggtggcttgagaaagtcaatatactgttatactacatccACTTACTCTTCTTCCGTCATcatcttcttcttagactattttaataacgcatctcctcctagaccgttcgtACTACAACCACAAAGCTAACTCCAAACCtacaaactatactgaattaagttgctatatcttttccgacttacggttttccaaAAACTGTCCCGGAAGattcagaaaagtcccattgacttaacattggaccaaactttttGACCTCATAACATTGCGCGAGACTGTCATacgggctcatttaactcagactaccactCTGGCAAAcactgatgaccttttaacttactagctacaccctagcaatcacttaaggcaccctagcaactgtcccattcatttaaaaaaactgccattgactttgcATTGGACATACTGATAACATACCAATCtatactaacaatataccaatcatactaacgacataccaatccatactagaaacatactaacaaacatactaatcatactagcaacatgctaattcatactaaatcaATTCTAACAatatgctagtttatactagaaacatgctaacatatatgtagttatctatctctgccaactgtttcaaacttcttaaaaactgcttcagttatttaaactttaaagctATTTCAATAACGAGGCTTTcttaagccaccataaagtttgtctacgaactttacttttctagtttatgtattttcataaatcttaaagtttttgttattttgtggataagttgcattattttttactgGCACAAACACAAGTTCAACAGCCAGGATAGACTGCCATTAACCCCACCGCATCGAGAGGTTTGGGTAAAACAGAGAATGAACATTTTTAACCAGTAAACAATAATCTGTTTAATAACTCGCATTCACAACATTCATGATTTGTGGAAACTTACTTTTGAAAATTGGTAAagaaataaatgctaaataaattatgataattaatatttttttccttctttttttagaGTTGTTTTCTTCATTTGTAACTGTGTATTTTgatcttttctggaaaaaaattGCATTCATTTTATAGGCACAAatatactttattaggtacaccttactagtaccggctcGGACctttttttgccttcagaactgccttaatccttcttggcttagattcaacaaggtacctcagagattttgccccatattgacatgacggtatcacacagttgctgcagatttgtcggctgcacatccatgatgcgaatctcccgttccaccacatcataAAGGTGCTCTActttgagatctggtgactgtggaggccatttgagtacagtgaactcattgtcatgttcaagaaaccagtctgagatgattcacgctttatgacatggcgtgttatcctgctggaagtagccatcagaagatgggtacactgtggtcataaagcgatggacatggtcagcaaccatactcaggtaggctgtggagttgacatgatggtcaattggtactaatgggcccaaagtgtgccaaaatatcccccacaccattacaccaccaccaccagcctgaactgttgatacaaggcaggatggatccatgctttcatgttgttgatgtcaaattctgattgtcgcagcagaaatcgagattcatcagaccaggcaacgtgcgaattgtagcctcagtttcctgttcttagctgacaggagtggcacccggtgtggtcttctgctgctgtattttctcttattcagaccattctctgtaaaccctagagatggttgtgcgtgaaaatcccagttgatcagcagtttctgaaatactaggaccagcccgtctggcaccaacaaccatgccacgttcaaagtcacttaaatcctcttccttccccattctgatgctcagtttgaactgcagcagatcatcttgaccatgtcttcatgcctaaatgcattgagttgctgccatgtgattggctgattagaaacttgcaataacgagtagttggacaggtgtacctaataaagtggccaaaaaaataaataaaatcctgaATCCAAAACATAAAAAGCAGTCTACTCTACTCTACAGGCTTTCATAGAAAACCAAAAAAGTTGGGAAAGAtctagtttcttttttttacgttttgttacaaacaattaaaactgCCAATGAACAAAAGCAGTTAATACAcaatatattcatacatatagcttctttaaaaaaaataaagactcCACACCTCACATCTGAACATCTCTCCCACAGATATTAAAAGACATCGAGATCGAGACCAAGATGAA
This Danio aesculapii chromosome 5, fDanAes4.1, whole genome shotgun sequence DNA region includes the following protein-coding sequences:
- the tesca gene encoding tescalcin a — encoded protein: MGAAQSEGRAQMYQDLADKTGFSTEQIRNLHSRFQYLTQDEDTLRREHLENLTNLALNPIKRQIIEAFFDKRNLGQNEKGCLQEIGFEEFVTVLSVFRPPKPRTAEDKNKTIKEEKLRFLFNMHDTDNDGVITLDEYRRVVEELLSSYGTIEAETAKAISDAAMLEVASVTVGRMGPDEFYEGITFEQFMQILKDIEIETKMNVHFWNLDTRTMHCGK